The sequence AAGTCCATCGAGACCTTTCATGTTAATCTGCAAAAGAAAAGGAGTTAAATAACATTATTTCTACtcttattaaaacaaaccagtaAACAAGAACAATTGCTATGGTGAGATTCTAACACTGACTTACATCAAAGAAGACTGTGTTTCTGTTGGCATAACGATCATTCCTATCAATACCATCGAATCTTTGAGGGAATTGGACATAGCAAACCTTTTTTCCAATCTGGGTGTCCATCAAGAAACACATGGCCTCTCGAGCAGCTTTGCTGTTGTTAATATAGTGATCACAATCCAAGTTCAGCATGAAAGGAGCATTGGTAAGCACAGCAGAGACGCGAATCTGTAAATTAACAGAGTATTAAAAGAAGCATAAAAACGGAAGTTTATAAAGGTAAGGAAGTTTTAATTGAATAGAAGGCAGAGGGtgcttgaaagttgaaactctTACCAAAGCATTCATGGCACCGGCTTTCTTGTGGTGTGAAAAACCAGGCCTTTTCTCACGAGAAACATAGACAAGACGAGGAAGTTCATTTCCTTCAACATCAAGACCTCCACTCTGACCAAGAAAGACCTGAATCATACCAGGGTGATCCTTAGTATTGTTTCCTGGCCATGGTGTCCCATCTTGCATGATCCACCCTTCTGGAGGAATCTTTGTGGCTTTAGCCACAAGGGCATTTATCCTAACCTTGAATTCTTCATATTCTCTCTGTCAAGCACCACAAAAccagaatatattatgtaaagtTGCTTACAGATACTTTATCAGGGAATGACATTAATGGAGTTGGTACAGACCTTCATAGCTCGACGCTCCTTGACAAATGTAGGCTGGACCTTGTCCTTGAGATAATCAATCTTCTCGGAGAAGTACATCTCCGGGGCTCGAGGCTCTATCAAAAATTTCTTACAAAAAGGTACCCATTTCCGAGCAAATTCTGCAGTTTCAGACAAGGCTTCGAACGTGAGCATGGAAGCACCATCATCTGAGATGTAGCATGAGATCTTATCAACCGGGTAGTCCATGGCCAAGATTGAAAGGATTGTGTTGGCTGTAACAAGAGGAGGTTCCTTCATGGGATCCACAGTACTGACAAAGACATCTACTGGAGCCAGTTGATTTGGCTCGCCTTCCCTCTCATACCTGTGTCAGTTATTAGTAAACCTCAGAATAGAACTTCAGGAGACATTTAACAGAAGAATTTTTATGTCAAAGTTCTTTGAAGTCTTAAATGTAATCCTTAAGCCCAAAGGAACATTGTCCTTTGGTTCAGGGTGATTTAGCAGTTCTGTACAGGCAAAAATCCACATGATGTGCTCTACAAATTACACCTGTAGCTATTTGATTGGAGCAGCACATTCTTCAGTCACATATGCCATGGATCCTATTCAACTCAACTTCCAATAACCCACCCATCAGTGTCAATAAaatatgaagtatttttttttttttttttatataattttacattatgctaacaaatgaaataatcaaatattatatacttcACACTAAATGGTTACTATTTATTTCAAACTTGAAATGGAGGGATTGCCACCAGAACTGCTTTGTGCTTTCCTATGGGGAgaactcgtttgttttcaaaatttctctcaaatcatctcatctcatctaatcattataattttttaaaatatctacataaaataaaataaacaattcaaattttttaaattttaaaataaaaataatattaaaaataaaatattttttttaatttttaattttaattttaacttatctcatctcatatgcgaAAATAAAGTTAAGCATTCTTTCTTTTGtcaaaaaaagagacaaaaaagaACTGCTACAAGTACTTTTGTCAAACCCGTTGAGGCTCttgtcttctttcttctttttttttttcatttcactatAGCCTTTTAATAAACCACTTggaaaatagtatatatatatatatatatatatatatatatatatactaggctCTGTTACAGAACTTTTGGAAGAGAATCTGTTGATACAGAAAAGAGTTTACCAAAAAGTCAGCTGTTCTACCTTCAAACAGTTTCtacaaaacacaaataattaTGTAGTTCTaggttctatatatatatatatatatatatatatatatatacttgaaaACAAATCGGTATACCTGAGAGAGAGACGATCAAGGTAGGTTTCACGATCAATGGGGAACCATTTCGGGAACTGATCAAGGATCCATGAAATTGCAAACCAAATTTCACATATCACAGATGTTAACCAGAGCCCAAAGGCATCATGCACCGGATTCATTAGTCTATATCGGAGGAAAGCAGCCAAAACAACAAGCCGGGCCACAATCACCATCCGATAAGGATTGATTTTGCTAGAAGCAATCGGTACTTTTCTTGAGAGAGGCTGCCTAGCTTCATCTATCctgcatgatcatgatcatcatgatcagttaacatattatttttagatgtttggaTTATTTATCCTGCATGTATGGGTGCAATTTCTCGTTTTAATTAAGTCGGCCAAGGATTTGTATGAACAAGTCTTTGAATAAATGGATCCAGTTGGATAATTTGGTACGCACATGGATTTGTCAGGGTCGTAGTCGTCTGGTTCAGGGCCCCCCAGGTTGCCTTGCTGCATTTTCCAGTCATCCATCCTCTCTTTCCAACCATCCTCTTTCTTTTGATCATGATCCCACCTTGCACTTCCTGCAATATTTTGCAAGAAAAGCTACTTCTTCTcagaaagtatatatttttcatcttattcgAAAGTTTAGAACAAAAACTTCAATTGATAAAAGTGGAAAGAAAGGTGACTCTGAGAACTTGACTTCAGAAATTTGAGTATTATCAATTTATCAGGGGTGTAATTGCAGCACCCAACAAATTAGTTTTGCCAAAAGATAGTATAGCTAGACTTCCCTCTGCTTTTTGAGTTGAGGAGTTGCATGAAATATCAGAAAGTTCAGCAatattaaatactcaataaatattgtaggaaTCACTTTGTGCATATCATCTCTCTCCTACTTAAAACCCTCGATCGATCAAGTTCAAACAAGAACTTGAGAAGATCTTGATTCGGGTTTCTCATATGGATCGCAAGAAAGTTACAAAGATCCTACATATAATAGTGGGATTCTGGGAAGAGTAGTGATACCTACCAGATTCAGAAACTGGATATGGGTGCACTCGTTTATGCAACGAAGAAGATAGCGCGTTCTCTCCATGCGCATGCGATGATATAGGAAATTCACCGCTCACCTGCATGCGTGCatgcaaatagttttttttttttcacttgtttATAGTACtgtttgattgaaaattatcTCATATCTGAGCAAAAAGCAACAATCTTGGATTCattttaagcatttgatcaacgATAAGCATGAGCTTTTTTCCCTTACCGGTCGCGATCTAGAACCGGAAATAATTGGTGGGAAGTGGGCATTTTCATCGTCTTCTGGGCCCCTTCCATAGCTCATCTTACCATGAAGCATCGCTTCTGCAATCTGGTTATGCTTGTTGCGTTCATCCTCGATTTTGAATTCGTGCTCAATGTCATCAACatcctcttcatcatcatctcccTCAACCCTCGGACTCCCTTCACAATATTtccaaaatattgaaaaaaaaaaaagttttaaaaaaaccaatatatataagtttgctGTCTTCTTTGCCATTGTAATTTGTAAACTGAACACGttcatgtgcatgttttgtaaTACCTTTGAGACGCTTGTATCTGGTCCTGCACTGAGGACAAAGCTGGCTCCCTTCTCTCCTCTCATACTCATAGCATGGCCGGCACACCGGAAAACCGCACTCATTGCAGGCCACAAACAGGTCTCCATCCACTGTAACCCCCACGTCATCGCCGCAAATCTCACAGACTTGGCCATCCAAGTTCCTCAAAGGCTTGTGCTGCAACAAAACCACAAAAACCAAGATACATATACATGCATTAGCCAcgtaaatatatagatatacaaaCTGATCGATCGACTAAAACCAAAACTTCTTTGCTCCATCTCGATGGTTGGTTAATTTACCTCTTCATGGCCATGAATGACAACGAGCTCGTTGCGGTTGTGAGACCCGGCGACAAGTCCGGCGCTGGCTTccatggtggccggtggtggtgTGGGAGAAAGATGAACTGAAAGTGAGGTGGTGAGGGGGGGATGGCTTTCTTTTTTATGAATGAAGGGGTCGGAGGGCATAAGAGCTTTAGTTCCTGATCTCTCACCTAATGCGTCCACATAAGGGTGTTGTTGTTGGTTGCAGGGTCTCCATTGCCATGAAGTGAAGCTTCCTCTATTTTTCAACTACCGTCTATGCCTTCAATACCGCCAGGCTTTTTCCAACGACCACCTTATAGCTAGAATACGTCCATTTTGTTTTAGATCGATTGGATcatggttttaaaaaaattaaaaataaaattctttatttcattaatttatatacatacacGTGAATCACATTAATATGCAATATGTATTGAATGCATCATGTACACCAGCCTAATTCCATATATATGGCATCTCCGGACATGATCTTATGTGGTTTGGATCAACTTAATTAATTGATATGTAGAATTATTACTACGTTAATGTATT comes from Juglans microcarpa x Juglans regia isolate MS1-56 chromosome 8S, Jm3101_v1.0, whole genome shotgun sequence and encodes:
- the LOC121243929 gene encoding cellulose synthase A catalytic subunit 7 [UDP-forming], producing MEASAGLVAGSHNRNELVVIHGHEEHKPLRNLDGQVCEICGDDVGVTVDGDLFVACNECGFPVCRPCYEYERREGSQLCPQCRTRYKRLKGSPRVEGDDDEEDVDDIEHEFKIEDERNKHNQIAEAMLHGKMSYGRGPEDDENAHFPPIISGSRSRPVSGEFPISSHAHGENALSSSLHKRVHPYPVSESGSARWDHDQKKEDGWKERMDDWKMQQGNLGGPEPDDYDPDKSMIDEARQPLSRKVPIASSKINPYRMVIVARLVVLAAFLRYRLMNPVHDAFGLWLTSVICEIWFAISWILDQFPKWFPIDRETYLDRLSLRYEREGEPNQLAPVDVFVSTVDPMKEPPLVTANTILSILAMDYPVDKISCYISDDGASMLTFEALSETAEFARKWVPFCKKFLIEPRAPEMYFSEKIDYLKDKVQPTFVKERRAMKREYEEFKVRINALVAKATKIPPEGWIMQDGTPWPGNNTKDHPGMIQVFLGQSGGLDVEGNELPRLVYVSREKRPGFSHHKKAGAMNALIRVSAVLTNAPFMLNLDCDHYINNSKAAREAMCFLMDTQIGKKVCYVQFPQRFDGIDRNDRYANRNTVFFDINMKGLDGLQGPVYVGTGCVFRRQALYGYDPPKGPKRPKMVSCDCCPCFGRRKKQKYAKDGANIEEPSLQGMDDDKELLMSQMNFEQRFGQSAIFVTSTLMEQGGVPPSSSPAALLKEAIHVISCGYEDKTEWGLELGWIYGSITEDILTGFKMHCRGWRSIYCMPKRPAFKGTAPINLSDRLNQVLRWALGSIEIFFSHHCPVWYGYKEGKLKWLERFAYANTTVYPFTSLPLLAYCTLPAICLLTDKFIMPPISTLASLLFIALFMSIFATGILELRWSGVSIEEWWRNEQFWVIGGVSAHLFAVVQGLLKVLAGIDTNFTVTSKATDDEDFGELYAFKWTTLLIPPTTILIINIVGVVAGISDAINNGYQSWGPLFGKLFFSFWVIVHLYPFLKGLMGRQNRTPTIVVIWSILLASIFSLLWVRIDPFVMKTKGPDTKQCGINC